Within Pseudomonas brassicacearum, the genomic segment CATGGATGCCCTCCTCGCCGACCTGGCGACCCTGCGGCAACAGTCCCTGGTGGCACTGGATACGCGACTGGACCACTACCACGGTTCGGCGATTCGCCAGTTCACCCTGGTCGCGACGGTACTGGGCTGCCTGCTGCTGGCGGCGCTGTACCTTTTTGTTTGCCTGCAAGCGTCGATCCGGCGCAGCGCCAGCGGCATCACCCTGCTGGCCGAAGCGCTGCGCGATGGCAATCTCAGCCTGCAAGTGCCGGTAGAGGGGCGCGATGAACTGGCGGCCATCAGCACCGCCCTCAACGTTGCCGTGGTGCAGTTGCGCAACAGCCTGCTGGGGGTGGACCACGAAACGTTGCAGTTGAGCAATGCCGTGCGCACCCTCAACACACACTCCAGCGGCGCCCTGGGCGAAGTCGAAGCCCAGCAGATGCAGATCAGCCAGATCGCTGCCGCCGCGACACAACTGGCCGCCACCTCCCAGGGCGTGGCCAAGAGCTGTGAACAGGCTTCCGATAGCGCCCAGCAGACCCGTCGCATCGCCACCGACAGCAGCCGCGACAGCCAACGCACCACGGCAAGCATCCAGCAGCTCAACCAGCGCCTCAACGAAACCGCCGCCGCATTGGGGCGGGTCAGCGAACAGGGGCAACAGATCCAACTGGTGGTCGATACCATTCGCGGCGTGGCCGAGCAGACCAATCTCTTGGCCCTCAATGCCGCCATCGAAGCCGCTCGCGCCGGGGAACAGGGCCGTGGTTTCGCGGTGGTAGCCGACGAGGTGCGCAGCCTGTCGCAACGTACCCAATCCTCCACGCAACAGATTGCCGCCACCGTCGACAGCCTGCGCGCCACGGTCAACGAAGCTGTCAGCCTGATGGAAGCCGCCTGCGGCCAGGCCCAGACCGACGCCCAAGCGGTCACCGGCCTTGGCGAGCGGCTCGGTGAAATCGCCAGCGCGGTGCAAAGCGTCACCGACACCCTGGCGCAAATCGCCACCGCCGTGGATGAACAAGCCAGCACCGCCGACGAGGTCAGCGGCAATATCCAGCAAGTCGACCAGGCAGCGATGCGCTTGCTCGAAGGTGCACGTGCCGTGAACGTGGCGGCGGATACCTTGAGCCAGGGCAGCCAGGCCTTGAGTGCCAACACAGGGAGATTTCAGCTCGGTTGATAGCGATTTGCGGCGAGGATTGTTAAGCGGTTGAAAGCGCAGAGAAATATTTCAGATTTACGCTTGACACATCTTCGTTACCAGCGAATAATGCGCGCCACTTGGCTACATAGCTCAGTTGGTTAGAGCATAGCATTCATAATGCTGGGGTCCGGGGTTCAAGTCCCTGTGTAGCCACCAAGTACTAAAAACGGCCTATCGAAAGATAGGCCGTTTTTTATGCCTCGAGAAAAGTACCTGCCCTCTCAGGATTTGATTGCGCACCTCTGTGGCGAGGGGGCTTGTTGATTTGCGCCACACGCCTCGCATCGCTACAGTCGGTCTCTATTCCACGCCACGGATGGAGCGACACGTGCTTACAGATCTGAAACCGAACCTTCGTCACCTGTCAGCCGTTTCGTTACTGGCTGTCGCCCTGACACTCATCGCCTGTAAGGCCCCGTCCTCCTCCACCACCACACCTGCATTGCCCAGCGCACCGGAAATCGCTTCCGGCTACCGCACCGATCTGCAGACCCGCCACGCCGACAAGCACATGGCCGCCGCGGCCAACCCCTTGGCGGCCGAGGCCGGG encodes:
- a CDS encoding methyl-accepting chemotaxis protein, producing MQAFLSPGIRLLGHFGFARKFQLLFLLFILPLMGSLWLIGQDYRDKLSLISGERAGVRQLMALDNLDNLLTAQRNRAARWRATETNRQPTPATLAAMAAYDAVQPALTQAASDLGNTLQTEGAEADTLARYQVLQTSLNGLDSKSLGSVGWWPDGYDRFTAALSALQALREQMVMDNRLTLASWLETYLLTQISTQQTPDLIERVGRLASVGQASVVSGQFTLQSRLQLRDLRSRIGDARDQLVKTGGLLETRLPSELQIWAEQYQGSLKHLDAGLKVLDDGVFGGSINLKPEDFEKHMDALLADLATLRQQSLVALDTRLDHYHGSAIRQFTLVATVLGCLLLAALYLFVCLQASIRRSASGITLLAEALRDGNLSLQVPVEGRDELAAISTALNVAVVQLRNSLLGVDHETLQLSNAVRTLNTHSSGALGEVEAQQMQISQIAAAATQLAATSQGVAKSCEQASDSAQQTRRIATDSSRDSQRTTASIQQLNQRLNETAAALGRVSEQGQQIQLVVDTIRGVAEQTNLLALNAAIEAARAGEQGRGFAVVADEVRSLSQRTQSSTQQIAATVDSLRATVNEAVSLMEAACGQAQTDAQAVTGLGERLGEIASAVQSVTDTLAQIATAVDEQASTADEVSGNIQQVDQAAMRLLEGARAVNVAADTLSQGSQALSANTGRFQLG